The DNA region CCTGAAGCAAGGCTTGTAATCGGTGTGAGAACCCTGGAGGACCTGGGTCTAAAGCCAAACCCGGTGACTGGAGAGATAGAGGAGGAGAGGCCTCCCGGGGTCTCCTACTTCTACCGGATGCCTTCTTCATGAATTGCTGGGGCTTTCTGGGCTGAGCACGCTGCTCCCTGAATCATCGGTAGAGGGAGTTTAGATCATCGCATGAGGATCTTCAGCCATTTCCCCTGTAACAGCTCTTTTTGTAGTACCTAGTGCTATTAGTGCTTTGATTTTGAGCCGATTCATTCGCACAAGTTTTCTCAGAATATAATAAAGGTTAACTTTTTAAGTTTCTCAATGCACGATGCAATGTGATGAGTTTACTGCTCTGCACGCGTCCCAAGTTTCTCACCACATACTTCGCCTCTGCCCTATTAGGGGCATCCATAGCCTTTAAAGATGGTGTTTTCGACCCTGTCATGGCTATCCTATCATTGATTGGTGCAACCATTGCTGGAGCAGCATGCAATGCTTTTAACATCTATATCGACTACATTAAAGGAGTGGACGAGCGCGATAAACAACACCATTCAGTCTCTGCGGGGATACAGGTGGTAATCCCATACTAAGAGGTCTTGTCTCACCGGGCGACGTGAAAAATCTTGTCATCCTCCTCTCAACTCTCGAAACCATCTTAGCTGCTTACCTGACGATAGTCCGCGGATGGTTTGTGCTTGTGCTTTTAGCGCACGCATTATTTATTATATATGCATACTCGTCTGTCCTGGCCTTCAAGGGTCTAGGGGAGCTCGCCTGTTTCTACTTTGAAACTGTTGTTGTCATTGGAAGCTACTTCGTAACCTCAGGCAGGCTATCAACTGAGGCTTTCTTGCCGGCATGCATTCCAGGCGTTTTCATCGCGATGGTTTTGTGGATAAATGAGTTTCCCGATGTAGATGCTGATAGAGCAAGTGGCAAGCTCACTCTTGTCGTTAGAGTGGGCAGAAGGGTTGCCAGTAGGATATATGTTTCATGCATCGCGCTTGCTTACGTGCTCTTGACTTTGGTCGGCATCAAAGATCCCCCGGTGCTGGTATCTCTTGTGACCATCCCCCTCAGCATAAAGTCATCGACGATAGTGATCAAGAGGTATGAGGATGTGGAGGCATTAATACCCGCCATGAGATCGACAATACTGGCCGCTATTCTTACAACAGTCATAATGTCCCTTGCGTTCTTTACAAGCGGTCTGCTGGGGGTGTGAAAATGAAGGAAGCACATGGACATGGGGATAAACTGGTCAGACGACGAATATCACCTCCCTATGTTCCCCCTACCCTTTTCGCAAGGCAGGCAGCTGTAGCCCTAGCCTTCAAAGCAGCCACCGAATGGCCATTTGGTAGGTGGCTCAGGTCGCTGGATAAGCTTATCAGCGCTGCAGCTGGGGCGAGAATCTCCGGCTGCTTTGGCTATGGGCCACATCCAGTGCTAGAGGTCACTCAGCGGTGCAACCTGAGGTGTATGCATTGTGAGGTTAGAGGGGGGAGGTCGGTGAGGATCCTCCGCTGAGGAGCGTGCTTAAAATGGTGGATTCCATTGCCACAGTGCCAGAATTCAGGACATTGGTCTTGACAGGAGGAGAGCCTCTCATAAGAGAAGATTTATGTGATATAATTAAATATGCCAGGGATGTGGGATTTGAGGTGGTCATAGCCACGAATGGAACACTGCTCACCGAGAAAAAGGCCAAGGAGCTCTCATCGCTGGACATAGCTGGGGTCGCGATAAGCCTGGACTCCTGTGAGTCTGAGCTCCACGATAATTTTCGTGGTGTTCCCGGTGCGTGGAGGAGGGCGATAGAGGGTGCAGAGAACGCCAGAAGAGAGGGATTATATCTCCACATAAACATAACATTATCTAAACTGAACTTTGAAGAGCTACATCAACTTCTTCACCTCGCAGACAAGCTGGGCTCCCATGTCGTATTTCTCTATCAATTTCAGCCTTTTGGAAGAGGCTCGCCAAGACAGGATCTCACATTAGATGCCTCCACATTTCTCAAGGTTATAGAGACTGTGGCATCCCTCCAGAGCGAATTGAACACACTTGTCATCCCAGTTGGTTTACCTGAATACTTTGCTTATCTATCCTCAAAGGTTGGTGTGTTACGTGGTTCGTTCGGTGGCTGCATGGCTGGAAGAGGGATGTTCTATGTTAAGTGGTATGGTGATGTGTGGCCATGTGTCTTTCTGCAGACAAGCGTGGGAAATCTATTAAAGGAGCCTGCCATCAAGATATGGAAAGAGAATGAGCTATTAATCAAGCTTAGGGATAGAAGAAATCTTGATGAGCCCTGTAAATCATGTATCTACGTGGAGAATTGTGGAGGATGTAGATCCAGGGCATTTCTGCTGACAGGCAGTCCGTTTGCGGCGGATCCAATGTGTCCATTTTATGGGCATAACAGCGATAAAGTCAAGGGCTGATATATCTCAGCTATTTCTCGATTATATAGCACACTGCTTTCTGAATCTCAGAAGATTCAGAAGCCCCGATGCAGATGATCTGACCAGCATGCAACCTTAGGAGCTCCTCCGTTCCTCCTTCCCCTCCCTCTCGGGCTCCCTCTTTATAGCGAGGCCCACCATCATGGCAGCGCATATGTGGAGCTTCCAGGCCTCCGGCCCGTCCCAGTACTCGTCCGAAACCTCCCTCACCGGATCTAGGAACTCATAGGCCTCATCCACTGCGAGCTCCTTCTCACTATTCTCGAAGAGATCATTGAGCTGCTCTTCTCCTCCTTGGTGAGAGGGTTCGACACAGCCAAGCTCATGAGACTCCCGGCCTCTCCTATCAGAAGCCTGGCCGACCTGGGCTTAAGCACGTCCTCTGTTGTCAGGTACCCGCTGAAAAAACTCTTGGTAGTTCGGGAACGCATCCCCGAGCCTCTTTATCTTTCTGTCAACGCTCTGGATGTTCTTATCTATTCCCCTGAACATGAGGTTCATTTCCTAGAACCTGAGGTCTATCTCCCTGAACTTCAGGATACCCTCTGTGTAATAATTTGACGATGAGAAGGAAAAGCCAACAGCTACCTCGACACGTCCTCTAGAATCATCAATCTCTTTATCGTGAATACCGAAATCTGTAAGGGCGAACATGTCCGTGACCCTTCTTATCAGGCCATCATACCAGTAATCCGGATCCGGATCGAAACACTGTGAACGGAAAGTCTGCCAATCGATGCTAGCGGGAGAGAACCAAGCTGTGACCAGCACATACTCCTCATGATAGTGTAGGAAGATCTCGTTACCTATATATCTAGAGAAGGATGAAACAGTTGGCTGGCCCTGCACGGCACTAACTGCTGGAATCAATAAGAGGATGCAGAGAGCTAGAGACATCAAGCGCTCTGCCCTCATTGGCATCATCAAATCATGCAGTATGGTGAGTTACTTAATAAAGTTTTCTGGCTGTTCCCCTATTTAAATTCTTACTTTACCCTAAATCTTCCTGGAACCCCATAGGGTGAGTTCTCTCCTCCTCTCTGAGCTCGTGTGGGTAGTAATTTGAATTTGAGTTTCATACAATACCTGTCTGTAAGAAATCGAGTTTAAGGGCAAAAGAGTTATTAGAGATTAATTATCTGGGAGGTGAGCCTGCTATCTAAGATCTCCGACCAAAGAGAGCCAGCATCGAGCTAACTGGATGCATGAGCGAGTGGATCCTCTGAAAGTCACCTCCCTAAACCTCCAGCCTCGACTGCGCGGTGTCGCGGGCATCATCAGTTCATGGCCCAAGGCCGCTCCAGTTTCCCGGTGTTGCGGGCTGCCTGGGGCGCGGATGTGACCTAATGAGCCGCGCCGCTCAAGTTTTTATATATTAGATGGGATTTCTCGATGAGGATGTCCGAGCAGGAGGTTGAGCTCAAGAGGAGATTCCTGAAGCTTCTGAAGGAGGACGAGGAGTTCAGGTATGCGGTAGCTGGATTCCTCGGCCTGGATGAGCTACTCGCCAGACTGGACAGCCACGAGAGGATCCTAGAGGATCTCCTCAGGGAGATCAGGGACCTGCGAGAGGGACAGGGAAGGCTCGCCGAGGGCCAGGAGAAGCTCTGGATCGAGGTGAGGAGGCACTCCGAGGCTATAGAGAGGCTCGCCGAGGGCCAGGAGAAGCTCTGGATCGAGGTGAGGAGGCACTCCGAGGCTATAGAGAGGCTGAGGGAGGACTTCAACAAAATGCTGGATCGGATCGCCAGGATAGAGGAGGATCAGCTTGAGTTTCGCAGGGAGCAGCTCAAGTTGCGCAGAAGCGTTAGGAGGCTGGAGAAGCTACACAAGGAGCTGCGTGGCGAGATGTACTACGGATTCAGCCAGCTGAGCAAGTTCGCAGGTGTGACGTTTGAGGAGTTCGTCAGGACGCTTCTCACACAGCGCTTCAGGGAGTCCGGCATCATTCCCCAGGACAGGGAGCTGAGAGCGGAAGTGATTGACGGCGAGGAGATAGACCTCTTCTGCGAGGAGCCGCTGATCGTGGGAGAGGTGACCGCTCATGCGGAATCCGCGGAGGAGCTATACAAACTCCTGAGGAAGGTGGAAGCTGCTGAGAAGGCTCATGAGAGGGAGGCTGAAAGGAAGATACTGATAGTCCTCACAGCGCCTAGGCAGGTCGCGAGGGAGATCGAGAGGCTGTGCGAGGAACACGATGTGGAGCTTGTGATAGGAAGGGTACTCTAGGAGATTTCAAAGGATGCGGGGAAGTGATCTGGAATCCCGCTCTCCCCGAGGATTGCTCCCCTCTCATGATCCGGAACCCCAAGAGGATTCCGGGAAAAGGAAAGAACCTAGATCATTCGCCGTAGATTCGCGTGAGATCCTTGCTAAGTCATCATGGACACGGACACTCCCTTATGCCTCAGAAGATCCCGAGTGTAACGAGCTTCGATCACTCACAAAATCACCGCCCGCGTCGCGGTGACGCGGGATGAGCGAAACATTTAAGTGGGGAAATCGGGGAGGATCCACGTGCGCAATGACAGGTTATACGCCATCCACTACGACCTACTTTATTCCAACAGGGACGTGAGATGTGAGGTGGACTTTTTAGAGAGGATTTTCCGTGAGTACGCACCCTTTCCTGTAAGGAGGGTGATAGATCTGGGTTGTGGCTCAGGTGGACATAGCGTTGAGCTGGCTCGCAGGGGTTACGAGGTGCTGGGAGTGGATCTGTCCGAGGAGATGATAGCTAGGGCGAGGGAGAAGGCCTCCGGGCTGACCAACGCATCCTTCATGGTGGCGGATGTCAGGAAGCTGGATTTCAGGGAGGAATTTGATGCCGCAATAGCCATTTACGGTGTGATAAGCTACTTCACATCGGATGATGAGCTATTAGACTTCCTCAGGAGCGTCAGAAGGTCGCTGAGGGGAGGGGGATGCTTCGTGTTCGATACTTGGAGCGCCCTCGGCGTGCTGGAGAAGAGGGCCTATTTCGAGATGCCATCCACCCATTTCAGGAAGTCCGGTCCCATGCTGGCGATAAAGGAGGAGGTCTGGAGGATCGATGCGCTGAACCAGGTCTCTACGGCCGAGATATCGTGGTCCTTGATGGATATGGGATCGGGATCCGTTGACACGATGACTCACGAGCTGGAGCTGAGGCTCTTCACACCCAGGGAGCTGAGGCACTTCCTATCGGATGCGGGCTTCGATATGG from Candidatus Korarchaeota archaeon NZ13-K includes:
- a CDS encoding prenyltransferase → MKNLVILLSTLETILAAYLTIVRGWFVLVLLAHALFIIYAYSSVLAFKGLGELACFYFETVVVIGSYFVTSGRLSTEAFLPACIPGVFIAMVLWINEFPDVDADRASGKLTLVVRVGRRVASRIYVSCIALAYVLLTLVGIKDPPVLVSLVTIPLSIKSSTIVIKRYEDVEALIPAMRSTILAAILTTVIMSLAFFTSGLLGV
- a CDS encoding radical SAM protein, whose amino-acid sequence is MVDSIATVPEFRTLVLTGGEPLIREDLCDIIKYARDVGFEVVIATNGTLLTEKKAKELSSLDIAGVAISLDSCESELHDNFRGVPGAWRRAIEGAENARREGLYLHINITLSKLNFEELHQLLHLADKLGSHVVFLYQFQPFGRGSPRQDLTLDASTFLKVIETVASLQSELNTLVIPVGLPEYFAYLSSKVGVLRGSFGGCMAGRGMFYVKWYGDVWPCVFLQTSVGNLLKEPAIKIWKENELLIKLRDRRNLDEPCKSCIYVENCGGCRSRAFLLTGSPFAADPMCPFYGHNSDKVKG
- a CDS encoding class I SAM-dependent methyltransferase, translating into MRNDRLYAIHYDLLYSNRDVRCEVDFLERIFREYAPFPVRRVIDLGCGSGGHSVELARRGYEVLGVDLSEEMIARAREKASGLTNASFMVADVRKLDFREEFDAAIAIYGVISYFTSDDELLDFLRSVRRSLRGGGCFVFDTWSALGVLEKRAYFEMPSTHFRKSGPMLAIKEEVWRIDALNQVSTAEISWSLMDMGSGSVDTMTHELELRLFTPRELRHFLSDAGFDMVAMFEDYSGKPVTEDSPELTVVARARPSGQPGGYL